Proteins encoded by one window of Phycisphaerae bacterium:
- a CDS encoding DUF434 domain-containing protein encodes MPDRRKHRGPHPDDARLFAPERLPALRQAGTDLYWLLSRGYADKSALKLVGDRYELEARQRLAIWRSACSDQALAGRKAREVPPETCAGLALGIDGYNVLVTVESALAGGAVLVGRDGCFRDLASVHGTYRRVAETIAAVERIAEYAIELGVSHVDWYLDRPVSNSARLKALMAELLESRGRADRFNIELADSPDWVLSEYSGIVATADGPVLDRCGRWVNLARDVVAGVPGAWVVKL; translated from the coding sequence ATGCCCGATCGGCGGAAGCACCGCGGGCCGCATCCCGACGACGCTCGACTGTTTGCGCCGGAGAGGCTCCCCGCGCTCCGGCAGGCGGGAACGGACCTGTACTGGCTGCTGAGTCGAGGCTACGCGGACAAGTCGGCGCTCAAACTGGTGGGCGATCGCTACGAACTCGAGGCGCGGCAACGGCTGGCGATCTGGCGGTCGGCGTGCTCGGACCAGGCGCTGGCCGGCCGCAAGGCGCGCGAAGTCCCGCCGGAAACCTGCGCGGGCCTGGCACTGGGGATCGACGGTTATAACGTCCTTGTCACGGTGGAAAGTGCCCTTGCCGGCGGCGCCGTGCTGGTGGGCCGCGACGGATGCTTTCGCGACCTGGCCAGCGTGCACGGAACGTACCGCAGGGTCGCGGAGACGATCGCGGCCGTGGAGCGGATTGCGGAGTACGCCATCGAGTTGGGTGTGTCGCATGTGGACTGGTACCTGGACCGGCCGGTGTCCAACAGTGCGCGGCTGAAGGCGCTCATGGCCGAGTTGCTGGAATCGCGCGGCCGGGCCGACCGGTTCAATATTGAACTCGCGGACAGCCCTGACTGGGTACTGAGCGAGTACAGCGGCATCGTGGCGACGGCCGACGGACCGGTGCTGGATCGTTGCGGGCGATGGGTGAATCTCGCCCGAGACGTCGTGGCGGGGGTGCCCGGGGCCTGGGTGGTGAAGTTGTAG